The Prunus dulcis chromosome 3, ALMONDv2, whole genome shotgun sequence genome segment tatattattttaatcgcCGTATCGGTGCCGTACCCGTATCCTATTTTTTGGAGATTTGCCGTATCGGCGTATCGTATCGTATCGCCGTACCCGTATCCGTATCGGTGCAACATAGGTTAATCCTGAATTGTAATATCCTTGCCTTAAAAAAGAGATTCATGTGCTAAACTGTCATGTACACCTGCCATAAGTATTGCTGTCAATTACATGCTCTCGACGACGGTGCAGGAGAAGCTAGGAACTGTACGGTCGTTTCCTTCCTGCTATGACTATCGTGCATACCCAAAAGCTGCTGCTGTTATTTCGGAATTACAAGTTGATCAAAACATGTGTTGCCTACTCATCATCTGTTCCTGACTTCCACGTCACCAGAAACCATGACAATTCTTAGAGGTCCTGCAAAAATTATTAGATTATAGAATTCATCAATAAACAAGTACGAATTAGGATTAAACTGATGATACACTCGATACGTTTAGTATGTTGGAAGTTATTTCCTGTTTAAAACCCATATCTAGATTTGGTCTCCCAGTTAAATAAAAGATACGGGATCTCTTAATCAGGTTAGTAATTAATCCAATTAGGATATTACCGGTGGCCTAcgataaattattttatgtgcTAGGGTTTTGTGGATCAATGGTTCCTTGATGGTGAAGTAACTTACGGTATTTGAgcgtatatataaatacaaggTCCCCCTTCGTAGCCTCACACAACAAAAAGCACAAACAAGACGATTATCCCGTTTAGTCTATTATGTAAAGGAGGcgcaacaagaagaagatcCTTGATTTTTGAGAAGACAGGTGACATTACGGTTGTTCATTGTCATGGCTTCACGAGGTAAGTAATTAGTGTTTTGTTTATACAAACCATTATTAAGGTTAACTAATGATACAACCACGTTTACAAAGGTTATAACTAACGATGTCGTCCTTCAGTTGTGTTCAATGAAACGCGGTGTTTCACTAAAGTTGTTTTCTAAAAGCCAAACTCTGCCGCTTTGGTGAAACAAAATTGCCCTCCCTTGCCCAATCTACCCTTTTAAAACCAAACCTTTACCTACggtgaaaaaccaaaaaacaaataaaaaaccttaCTTACAGCCCAACCAGTTAGAACTGAAATGTGTTGCTGGCTTGactaattttattaataattctACAAACCTTCCCCGGCTTATTCCTTCTTCTTTATCAAGCCAATCTACATAAAAAACAGTTTCAACattgattatttttattataaataattcaATACTCGGAAGGCTTAGCGGCTGGCTTTGTGAGATATGAAACGCCTCGCCTTAATGCCTCGCCTTTTTAAACCTTGATATAAACAACCCAACTGGTATTTCTACTTATCTTCCTTCATTCTTCTTCCTTAATGCCAGGAGGAACCAAATGCTTGTCGAGCTGCCATGCTCCCATTGTCATTCTTCTCCAGAAGGTACATATCTCTATACACACCAAATTAGTTTTTTCTCTAATTAATTATTGCTAATTAATCACTAATAGCAAGCATCGTTTACAGCTCGGAGCGGAGTTTGTGGGGACCTTCATCTTGGTGTTTTCAGCAACAGCGGGACCTATTGTGAACCAGAAGTACCACAATGCAGAGACACTGCTAGGTAATGCGGCATGTTCAGGCCTAGCAGTGATGGCCGTGATTTTTTCCACTGGCCACATCTCCGGAGCACACTTAAACCCATCGGTCACCATTGCCTTCGCAGCGTTTCGACACTTCCCGTGGTATCAAGTTCCACTCTACATAACAGCGCAGGTTTCGGCGTCCATTTCTGCAAGTTTTGCTCTCAAGGGTGTCTTCCATCCCTTCATGTCTGGTGGAGTTACGGTTCCTTCTGTGAACCATGGCCAAGCTTTTGCACTCGAGTTCATCGTCACTTTCATTCTCATGTTTACTATCACTGCCGTTGCCACTGATACCCGTGCGGtaaatatgtgtgtgtgtgtgtgtataaatatatgtttatatattcctaatttatatgtttatatattcctaattttcttaattcaGTGTTCACAAGATTAGGGTTTGATGCATGTGTCTCTATACAGGTAGGGGAGATGGCAGGTGTGGCAATTGGTGCTACAGTTTTGGTCAACATCCTTGTGGCAGGGTGAGCAgcctctttatttttattttttctgctgCAGAAATATCAttcatagaaaataaaatttacgTTATTTAAACTTAGtttatgtaaataaaattatatatttatatggcaGGCCAACAACTGGGGGTTCAATGAATCCTATCCGGACTTTGGGTCCGGCTGTTGCTTCTGGAAACTGTAGGGGATTATGGATCTACTTGGTTGCACCCACACTTGGTGCCTTAGCTGGAGCTGCTGCCTACACAACTGTGAAGCTCCCAGACAATATACCTTCAAACCAGGTTAGGGGGGCTTCCCACCACTGCCTATTAGTCCAAACCAGTCTATTGATTCATGACTCCTCGTGAAGATAATTCAAACTAAGACTCGATCGTGCTTTATAAATTCATATAATTGTCATAGGATTAGCAGCAGGAATTAGTTTCACTGACCATTTGATGATTAAGGTTTATGGTAATTTTCTTACAGGTCGCAGAGGAGCTTGTCAATCCTAATCCCTGAACAGCCGCTGAGTCTATATTTAGTTTTGTATGGTATCAAAGATTCAAATGTAGGTTATAGTAATTGAAGAACGGAGAGCtctacccttttttttttgtcaaggGAGAGCTCTCTATGTTAtcgaaaacaacaaaacaaaaagagagcTCGGAAGGGCCCCTTCGTTTACATTTTTAAGAGCCCATTTTCGTTTTTCATTCCATTTTTCACTAGATACGCATTCAGCAACtaattaaatgtttttttattgaaaagaaATTGGTTTATTAATGACTCTAATatacaatttaatttaaattattttcacattaTTTACCAGACACATTTTCACTCTTTTTGTTCTCATAAATTGTTTTCCAGTTAAACTAATGGAAGCATTCTCAAATCTTGAAAATACAAATTcgttttctcattttcattttatgaaaacagtttCAGAAAACATTACCAAAACGGGTATATTCACAATTTTATCTTTGTCGGATTCTACCTAATGAATTGCAGAGAAAtgattggaaaaaaaaaaattcaaaatgaaagGGGTGTGAGTAATAATAGTGCACCTAACTCATTATGGACAACCTGatgataaaattatttattttaagagCTAATCCTGAATTGTAATATCCCTTACcttaaaaaagagagattcATGACAGACCAGGATCAACCTAAACATCTACACCTGCCATAAGCATTGCTGTAAATGGATGCTCTCGACAGTGCAGGAAAAGCTAGGAACTGTAGTCATTTCCTGCTATGACTATTCTGCGTATCCAAAAGCTACTGCTGTTAATTCGGAACAACAAGTTGATCATGTCTTTGCCCACTCATCATATGTAACTGTCTTCCACAATCACCAGAACCCAGGACAATTCTTTGAGGTCCTGCAAAAATTAGATTATAGAATTCATCAATAAGCAAGTATGAAATCTAAGCTAATTACTATTGAACTGATGATACAGTTATTCCCATGTTTAACATGCAATTATAAAGTTATAATTGTAATTcaaaaggggagagagagagagagagagagagagaggcaaaaGGTTGTTATCTTATCTTGAGTTCTCGACAATATAGCGATATAGCACACATCAAAATTTTACCATACTAGATGCAGAGAGCAAAATGAAATGCACTCAATAGAATTGCATGTTTACTTCATTGCAGCATGACTGCTCAAATTATTAAGACTCACACAAGGTTGGCTCCAGTCAATACGCATAAAGTTCCCAAGTGCATTTCTCATTCTGTTTCTCTGTCCTCTTCACTAGCAACACAAACAGGTGGATAATCATCAGCAGCTTCAGCTGGCTCTTCTTCAGCAGCTTCGGCTTGCTCTTCATCATCAGCTTCGGCTTGCTCTTCATCAGAAGCTTCGGCAGGCTCTTCATCAGCAGCTTCAGCTGGCTCTTCACCACCAGCTTCGGCTGGCTCCTCATCAGCAGCTTCGGCTGGCTCTTCATCAACATCTTCAGAATCTACATACACTTGGGAACTCACCACCTGACCTTTCAAGTCTTTATGCTTCAGGTTGCCTGTTGAAGCAGCAAtgaatgataaataaaaaacatcaACTTGGATAATGATACAACTTGAATGATTAACATGTGATGAGATCAAAGCATAAACACGCCACATAGAAAAGGGAAATTTGAAGGTTTAAGGGAAAGTGATATACCGTATACGTGAAAGAATTAAAGATGTATCACATGATCAGCAAGCATCTAACAGGAAAAAAGACCTTCGGCAAAGCTCAGAGGCAACAACAAAGTATCCATGTAAACAAGTGCAATTGGTTGTGAGGTTcaatttagttttgtttgaGATCATTTTAATTCTAAGGTTAAGTAAGACATCAACTGAGGAATAATCAAATTCAAGTTAGTTGGTAATTCATTCTCTATCCTCTTCTTATTCATTCTCTGTCAGCACAAATAATACAGAATTCAGGGAATATTC includes the following:
- the LOC117621898 gene encoding probable aquaporin NIP5-1, producing the protein MPGGTKCLSSCHAPIVILLQKLGAEFVGTFILVFSATAGPIVNQKYHNAETLLGNAACSGLAVMAVIFSTGHISGAHLNPSVTIAFAAFRHFPWYQVPLYITAQVSASISASFALKGVFHPFMSGGVTVPSVNHGQAFALEFIVTFILMFTITAVATDTRAVGEMAGVAIGATVLVNILVAGPTTGGSMNPIRTLGPAVASGNCRGLWIYLVAPTLGALAGAAAYTTVKLPDNIPSNQVRGASHHCLLVQTSLLIHDSS